The Candidatus Zixiibacteriota bacterium genomic sequence CATCAGCGGAGATATTTTGCGCGGAGTAAAAAGACCGTTCGAGTGCCCCGCCTTCGGAACTCGATGCACGCCGGAATCGCCCCTCGGCGCCACGATGGTGTCTTCGGAAGGCGCCTGCGCGGCGTACTACCTGTATCACGGCCGTGGCCGCCACTCCGCCCGGGAGCGTATTACATGAACGACAGGACACAAGGGAGCCCCGGTTCGCCCACCGGACCTTCAGACTCCCGCCCGACAATCCAGCTCGGTCATGGCAGCGGCGGACGCATGACTGCCGACCTCATCCGCACCGTCATCCTGGCCCGCTTCGCCAACCCGACCCTGGCTGCCCTTGATGACAGCGCGGAATTGAATATCGATGGCGCCCGGCTCGCCTTTACGACCGACTCCTTCGTTGTCGATCCGATCTTCTTCCCCGGCGGCGATATCGGCGATCTCGCCGTCAACGGTACGGTCAACGACCTCGCGGTGTGCGGCGCCCTCCCCGGTTTCCTCAGCGCCGCCTTGATTATCGAAGAAGGATTCCCCGTGTCTGACCTCGAAAGAATCGTTTCATCGATGCAACGCGCCGCGCGGACCGCCGACATACAGATCGTCACCGGCGACACCAAAGTCGTCAACCGGGGCAAAGCCGACAAGATATTCGTCAATACCTCCGGCATCGGTGTGATCGGCCGCAATGTCGATCTCGGGCCGGGCCGAGTCAGAGAGGGTGATGTCGTACTCGTCAGTGGACCGATCGGCAACCATGGTATCGCGGTCCTGTCTCAACGCGAAGGCTTCGCGTTTGGAACCGCCGTCACGAGCGACACCGCGCCTCTCACGCCGCTGACTCAGTCGCTCATCAACTCCTGCGGACACAACCTCCGCTTCATGCGCGACCCCACCCGCGGCGGCGTCGCCGCCGTCCTCAACGAATGTGCGGCCGGTGCGGCCGTTCAGATCGAAATCGATGAGTCCGCAATACCGATAGACCCCCCGGTCGCCGCCGCCTGCGAGTTGCTCGGTATCGACCCCCTGCACGTCGCCAACGAGGGAAAGCTGATTGCGATCGTGGACGCGTCGGCCGCCGACATGGCGCTCGAGGCCCTTCGGTCGCACCATATCGGTTCACGCGCTTGTCTGGTCGGGAAAGTGACTGCGGCCGGCGCCGGCGGTCGAGTGACGATGAAAACTCGCCTCGGCGCGCGCCGGATTATCGATGTGCCGCTCGGCGAACAACTCCCCCGCATCTGCTGAACTGAGCTGAATCCTCAATCCGGAGACCGCGAGGCCAAACGGCCCACTGCCTCCCGGAATCGTCCGTGACGGTTGCAACGCTGCACGAACCGCCGTTCGCACGCCCCACCCTTCGCGCGCACTATCCCCGCAAGGTCGGATCGCTCCGTCGCCGACCATCGATGAAGATCCGGAATCATCGCCACGAGCGGCGCCATCCGCTCCAGCGCCGTAATCTCGTCGCTGCTCCAGCGCGACAGACTCCGTATCCCGAGGGCGCGCCTCACCCGCTCGACCGTGTCGGCCAGCCCACGCTGCCGGTCGCCGTCGTACCGCCCGGCAAAGTACTTCGTTACGGCGTAGCCGAGGTTGATG encodes the following:
- the hypE gene encoding hydrogenase expression/formation protein HypE — its product is MNDRTQGSPGSPTGPSDSRPTIQLGHGSGGRMTADLIRTVILARFANPTLAALDDSAELNIDGARLAFTTDSFVVDPIFFPGGDIGDLAVNGTVNDLAVCGALPGFLSAALIIEEGFPVSDLERIVSSMQRAARTADIQIVTGDTKVVNRGKADKIFVNTSGIGVIGRNVDLGPGRVREGDVVLVSGPIGNHGIAVLSQREGFAFGTAVTSDTAPLTPLTQSLINSCGHNLRFMRDPTRGGVAAVLNECAAGAAVQIEIDESAIPIDPPVAAACELLGIDPLHVANEGKLIAIVDASAADMALEALRSHHIGSRACLVGKVTAAGAGGRVTMKTRLGARRIIDVPLGEQLPRIC